AAATTTAGTGTATTATGTCAAAAGCAATTCCCCAATTCTCTCAAGCCACCTGGCTTCCGACTTCTGACACAAACGTTTGTTCGGTTACACCTCCAGGATACCCgcaatattttttgcaccaTTATTATTTTTGCTATTTTTGCCATTATTAAAGGATATTGAGGTACTGTTGATAGCCCATAGTCTCATACGGCCCGATTGTGCTAATACTCGGATCCAAGAAATTGACAATAGCGAATAATTTCACACCAGGTCCAAGAGAAATAAACTAGATTTCCAACAGACAGATCGGAAGCAGACAAGCATAGATACGAACAAGCGACCCACGGGCATCGTACTTTAAACTATAGAATAGTTCGGttacttctttgaagtctTGTCGTTTTCAGCATCGTTGCCTCCTTTTACGGATCGAGGTCGGCCAAATCAAATTCCGGAATTATTTAAACCTATCAGGATGACAAAGAGACAACGTTTCTCTCCGTTAGCTATTAATAAATGCATACCAAGAAATTATCTGggccaattcttcaccatAATTGTTTCAAGGTAGCCTGTGTGTTTTGAGACTTTAAACGCATGCCGTCTTCTACATAATTGTCACAAAGAAGACTAACCCCTAAAAGTTTGGAAAGGAGACTGGAGAATTTCATGACATAATCCTTGGCCAGTGTGTCAAACAATTTTTTCTTGCGACAGAATATAGGAGCTTACGTCTATGCAGTGGAAGGCTGGACAAGATAATGTAAAAATAGAGCCGCAAAAACAGCATCCCCAGAAATCAATCTGGCCCCAAATTGAAATCACTTGGACCAGAATTTGTGACAGTGGTTGATCTTCGGTTGAGTGTTACACCTCCCTGTTTCACCAAATTCCGGTTTCATTTGTACACTCCCCAATTACCCCCAATCGAAGTGCAGAATGGCTACATCTTTTTTGGTAAAGTTATTACTACATCTGTTAACAATAACCGCCGCATAGACAATTGTATCGCAACGTGGTCCAGCGTGTGCCTTAATTAGTCGCAAATTATCTACAGCATCCTAGACCTCCTGCACACAGAACCAAAAGTTGCTGCTGCAAGGCATGCGGGCCAACATTCATGATGATTATCTAAATAATTTTTGGAGCCGTTTGCTACTTGCACCATCCAACATGTTATGGAGTAGGATTGGCTGAAGAGCCAATTCGTACAACTATTTGTAACAATTGCCGGTCAATCtaaaattttcacttcacGTTGTTCTCCActattcaacaatttcaaatatAAATAGCCACCatttttcttcatatttctatatttccatattttcAGTCTTCATTCCATCATCAGTTCCTCTAACAatgcaattgaacaactacATCGCTTTCTTGGCTTTGGCCACTGCTTGTTTGGCCAAGACCATCCTCTTGACCAACGATGACTCCTGGGCTGCTACTAACATCAGAGCTACCTACTACCAATTGAAGGACGCAGGTCATGACGTCTACTTAGTTGCTCCAGTTTCTCAAAGATCTGGTTGGGGTGGTAAGTTCGATGTTCCAAGTTCGCCAACCTTGGAAACCGACGGTGAATTTGCCTACGTTAAGGCCGGTGAACCATCATGGGGTCAcgaagttgatgatgacCACATCTGGTACTTCAATGGTACCCCAGCTTCTGCTGTAGCTTTTGCTTTGAACTACGTCTTCCCATACTACTTTGCTGAAAAGGGCAACAACGTTACCGTTGACTTGGTTGTCTCTGGTCCAAATGAAGGTACCAACATGTCCCCAGGTATGTACACTCTTTCTGGTACTATGGGTGCTACCTACAACTCCGTCTACAGAGGATACCCTGCTGTGGCTTTCTCTGGTTCTAACGGTAAcaactccttcttcaaggactccttggacttggaagacaagTTGGACCCATCTACTATTTATGCTAACTTGGTTGTTGACTTCGTTGcccaacttttcactgCTCAAGGTGACAACTCTAGAACCTTGCCATTGGGTGTTGGTATTA
This window of the Scheffersomyces stipitis CBS 6054 chromosome 6, complete sequence genome carries:
- the PHO3.2 gene encoding acid phosphatase, which produces MQLNNYIAFLALATACLAKTILLTNDDSWAATNIRATYYQLKDAGHDVYLVAPVSQRSGWGGKFDVPSSPTLETDGEFAYVKAGEPSWGHEVDDDHIWYFNGTPASAVAFALNYVFPYYFAEKGNNVTVDLVVSGPNEGTNMSPGMYTLSGTMGATYNSVYRGYPAVAFSGSNGNNSFFKDSLDLEDKLDPSTIYANLVVDFVAQLFTAQGDNSRTLPLGVGINVNFPPVGYQNESCIAPKWVNTRLTGAYASGADLAYNATSNSFIWQQTSWSGLQVCYNGDCSLPSENLIVQYTECSTSVSAFSVDYDAKLSLSQEVTALLEPLFS